DNA from Alkalispirochaeta americana:
GGGGAGGAGCGCATGAGTTCGACAAAAGCCTTTGAAATACCAAAGGCGCTGGTCTGGGAAGCCTATCTGGATGTGAAACGCAGTTCAGGCGGCCCAGGGATCGACGGAGAGAGCATAGAGGAGTTCGAAGTTGATCTGAAGAACAACCTGTACAAGATCTGGAACCGGATGTCGTCGGGCAGCTACTTTCCGTCAGCGGTGAGACTGGTTGAAATACCGAAAACCGATGGCGGACTCAGGCCGCTGGGCATCCCGACTGTTGCTGACCGCATAGCCCAAGGAGTAGTCAAACGGTACCTGGAGCCAATCGTGGAGCCTGAGTTTCACGAGAACTCCTATGGGTATCGTCCGGGACGATCAGCGCTGGATGCAATAGCACAGGCGCGCGAACGTTGCTGGAGAGATGACTGGGTGCTTGACCTGGATATCAGCAAGTTCTTCGACACGCTCGATCATGCATTAGTGCTACGGGCTGTGGAGAGATTCACGACGTGCAAGTGGGTACTTCTGTACATAGGTCGGTGGCTACGAGCCGACGTGCAGTTGTCTAACGGAACGGTGCAGACACGGGAGAAGGGAACACCACAAGGTGGAGTGATCAGTCCGCTCCTTGCCAACATCTTTCTGCATTTGGGGTTTGACCAATGGATGAAGGAGAACTATCCGAACGTCCACTTCGAACGGTATGCCGACGATATCGTTGTGCATTGCCGCTCGCTGAAGCAGTTGGAATGGATCAGAGGGAAGATCGAAACGCGATTAGCGCGATGTCGGCTCACCCTGAACACGGCGAAAACGCGAATTGTGTACTGCAAGGATACGCGACGAAAGGAAAATTGGCCCTGCAAAAGTTTCGACTTTCTGGGGTACACCTTCCGGCCACGGTCGGCGCGAGACCATTGTGGAGAGTTTTTTGTGAGCTTCAGCCCTGCGATAAGTCGA
Protein-coding regions in this window:
- the ltrA gene encoding group II intron reverse transcriptase/maturase encodes the protein MSSTKAFEIPKALVWEAYLDVKRSSGGPGIDGESIEEFEVDLKNNLYKIWNRMSSGSYFPSAVRLVEIPKTDGGLRPLGIPTVADRIAQGVVKRYLEPIVEPEFHENSYGYRPGRSALDAIAQARERCWRDDWVLDLDISKFFDTLDHALVLRAVERFTTCKWVLLYIGRWLRADVQLSNGTVQTREKGTPQGGVISPLLANIFLHLGFDQWMKENYPNVHFERYADDIVVHCRSLKQLEWIRGKIETRLARCRLTLNTAKTRIVYCKDTRRKENWPCKSFDFLGYTFRPRSARDHCGEFFVSFSPAISRKAAKALRQKVRREWRLQTRTHLSLEELARRLNPVISGWMNYYGRFRRSELHSVLDHVNKALASWARRKFKRLQRRKTRAHAWLKGLARRSPHLFAHWRYQAWMTRAV